The nucleotide sequence AACCTGATTTGGGTACAGCACTCTTAATTTTGTTTTCTGGAATGATTACTTTGTACGTTGCGGGCCTTGATAAAAAGATTTTTGTAATTTTTGGACTTTTAGCTGTGCTGGGGGCACCCATACTTTGGAAAACGTTAAAACCATATCAGCAGCAGCGAGTTTTGGTTTTGCTTGGTTATGGCGATATTAGAAAAGAAAGATATCAGATCGAGCAAGCGAAAATCGCGGTAGGTTCCGGTGGGATTATTGGAAAAGGTATTTTGAACGGCACGCAAAATAAATTAGCTTTTGTGCCTGAAGATCATACAGATTTTATTTTTTCAGTTTTGAGTGAAGAGCTAGGATTTTTTGGTTCACTGCTTGTGATTTTTTTATTCTTACTTTTGTTTATTCGAATTTTGATTATTATTCTTACCATTATCGATCCTACCATTCAGATTCTTGCAATTGGGCTACTTGCGCCGATTATGCTCGCCGTTTTTATAAATATTGGCATGGTTGTCGGGATTTTGCCAACCGTCGGTATAGCGCTTCCTCTGTTTAGTTATGGGGGTAGTAATCTCTGGGTCTCTATGGCTGCGCTTGGATGGTTAAATAACATTGCCATCAGGCGTTTTTATTACTAGAAAATTTTTAGGGAAAATTTAATGCCAATTTTTGTAATTTTTATTTTTTATCAAATTTTTCAAATAATAGCATTGCCATTTCTGCTGTTTTATCTTTTGCTACGCAAAATAAAAGGCAAAGTTGTTTTTGGATCATTTTGGCAAAGGGTAGGTTTGGTTCCATCTATTGGTTTGAAAAAAGATCAAAAAGTGGTTTGGTTTCACGCTGTTTCTGTTGGCGAGATTTTGTCGATTCAGAATTTAATAAAAAAGATAAAGAATAGTAATTCTAGCTTGGCTATTTATGTTACATGTGGAACTGATAGCGGCATGGCAATGGCCAAAAAATATTTGGATGCAGATTGTATCAGCTATTTACCTTTTGATTTTATTGGTTTTATTTGGCTTGCTTTTAGCAGAATAAAACCGGATTTTTTTATTGTGGTAGAGGCTGAGTATTGGCCGAGCTTGCTACTTGTTGCAAAGATGAAAAAAGTGAAAAACTTTTTGATCAATGCGCGCATCTCACCAAAGTCCGAAAAAAAATATTATGATTTGCGCCAATTTTTTTTGCCGCTTATAAATGTTTTTGATTTTGTTTATACGCAGAGCGATGCAGACAAACAAAGATTTGAAAAAATTGGTGTGAATCCAAACAAACTTACAGTTCTTGGCGATATCAAATCTTACAATGTTTTTGAAAAACAAAGAGATTTTTTGCTTGATACGAAAAATCAAATTTTTAGTTTAAAGTCGCAAGATAAAATTGTACTACTTGCAGGTTCGATCCATCCCTCTGAAGATTTGATCTATCTTGAAATGTTTAAAAAGTTAAAAGAGCAGTTTGCCAACTTGCAGCTTATCTTGGTTCCTCGTCATCTCATATGGCAGGAAAAACTTATAGCAAATGTAAAAATGCAAAATTTAAAATTCAAAGTTTGGAATGAGCAAACAGTTTTTGATGAAAACGAAATTTTGCATTCAAAAGATTTGGATCTGATTGTTGTTTTCAGACTTGGAATGCTTTTCAAGCTTTATCCGCTTTGCGATATTTTCTTTCTGGGTGGTACATTCGTACCTGTCGGTGGACATAATCTTTTGGAATCTGCTGCATGGGGAAAGCTTTCCATATTTGGTCCAAACTTTCAAAATTGTGCAGAAACCGCCAAAAAACTTTTGTCAGCAAATGCTGCTTTTGACGTTTGTGATGAAAAAGATCTTTTTGTAAAAGTTCAAAATTTATTGAATGATTCAGCACAGATCAAAACTTGCGGTGATAAAGCCAAAAATTGGCTTGCAGATGAAGCTGCAAGGGTTGAATGCGGGATCAAATCTTTGGTTGAGAAGTTTGTTTAATCTTCTAATTTTGCTAATGAGATTTTTAATAGATCTAGTGCTAGTTGCCCGGATATTACGCGTGCTTTAAATACTGAAAGCGGTTTGTCCGGCGAAGAGGAAATCAATTCGTCCATTTCTTTTTGATAATATTGTAGCCTCTGTTCTAATAATTTTTGTTGTTCTCTTTTAACTGTAATAAGATCTTTTTGGGCAATTTGAGATAAATCTGCAACATTTTGTAGGTGTTGTTGTAAATCTTGTTCACGTTGCGACATTAAATCTTCTAATGCATCTTTGGATCTTAAATTTTGTGCAGCTGTATCTTCTCCTAGCATACCTAACTGTTCTGTTGATTGTTGTTGAAGTTCTTTTGATTGTTGTACAACTGCGCTAAGTAAAAGAGTTGCCATTTGAGTATCTTTTTCAGATTCTGCTCGAAGCTCTTCCGATTTTTTTAGGTTTTCAGCATGCCTGATATCTTCTTCTTTATGTTGTTGCTCTTGCTTTTGTGATTCTTCTCGATGTTGAAGTCTTAAAGCCTCCGTTTCTTTGGCGTGTTGAGCTAATAAATCTTCTTCTAGCATGCCTAATTGTTCATTTTGTTCTGATTTAAGTTCTTTTAACTTAATTTGAGTTGACTGTTCGTTTCTAACAACTTCTTCTTTTTGACTTTGTAGTTCTGTTCTATGTTGTTGCTCTT is from Candidatus Dependentiae bacterium and encodes:
- a CDS encoding rod shape-determining protein RodA, translating into MVLGKRFFRCFDWINFGLIMALLSLGLLFVFSATYSPEHPISPLFKKQFYWAIIGLVLYFAFSLKDVRKLVDIGYLTYFIIILLLIYTHVAGHVAMGGKRWVNLYFMKFQPSELAKLFLPTFIACYFSTISKVGKIQKNITISFKKSLFPLSILLLSFVLVLKQPDLGTALLILFSGMITLYVAGLDKKIFVIFGLLAVLGAPILWKTLKPYQQQRVLVLLGYGDIRKERYQIEQAKIAVGSGGIIGKGILNGTQNKLAFVPEDHTDFIFSVLSEELGFFGSLLVIFLFLLLFIRILIIILTIIDPTIQILAIGLLAPIMLAVFINIGMVVGILPTVGIALPLFSYGGSNLWVSMAALGWLNNIAIRRFYY